A part of Manduca sexta isolate Smith_Timp_Sample1 chromosome 10, JHU_Msex_v1.0, whole genome shotgun sequence genomic DNA contains:
- the LOC115441924 gene encoding chromosome transmission fidelity protein 18 homolog, producing the protein MCDYPDPDEEYELMYADELELMNEQEEHAEANVVRKPAAAKRSLNFSSPSTKVNKIQLSQPTTNPDSLSQNGFHLLPSSQTSLPPSQPIENESTNKRTADELFGDIGDIDFDDLQLPSKKQKTEEENDLDLINKILEGRRLRQMLAEPNLVQSNEKPLFDYKENLSVNIPRWAFLPLTNSYGERVYVKLESEDVWEKSLEEAPEQLSLHATYKSTWDEARKLIELKLQRQLDQETLAQTQAQVQAVDTELWVDKYRPESYVDLLSEEPVNRALLHWLHLWDKVVFKKEYKSKDPQQRNSFSKRAGQFQLTNKWKGKKEAEPEMDEDGRPHHKVALLCGPPGVGKTTLAHLLAKLTGYRPVELNASDERSTEAFRTALQNATLMRSVLDADRRPNCLILDEIDGAPLPTVELLVKWCTATLDSGKKKGKSQPLRRPVIAICNDLYAPSLRPLRPVALVVRVGVASAERLAARLSLVSAAEARPLGARAAAALAARAAGDVRLAMHVLSFVKAQLNVEDVENLAIGTKDCNKTLMQALQAIFTINDKEPDSVLKTVQAAGEYDKIVDGVFENYLEARVDARLMLACETLSWLRLYDSIYSWTLQHQNYSLYGMLPLCLMRCHRVLASRAQQKLKFPSQGYEMYRKSVELDSIVSSVWRGCAPAVSVSRATLRVDVLPLLPYLLSPTLRSANVQLCSENEKKSVRTCASAMCDYGLQFVQQRGADGLYTFVLEPDVYKLAFFGNEERGRPPPPVRQAIAREQQAELIRRNEDMLTRVAARTGKNEESKSKATSSKEEAKETRIPNHLQRLKAKDVTKTAPQVHKDFFGRIVPLSQVQRSDAVADLISSSSVFYQYREGFNNAVRKNVRMKDML; encoded by the exons ATGTGTGACTATCCTGATCCAGACGAAGAATATGAATTAATGTACGCTGATGAACTGGAATTGATGAATGAACAAGAGGAGCACGCTG AAGCTAATGTAGTCAGAAAACCGGCAGCGGCAAAACGCAGCTTAAATTTCTCTAGTCCATCGACAAAAGTGAATAAAATTCAACTCAGCCAACCCACTACAAATCCCGATTCACTATCACAAAATGGTTTCCATTTATTACCAAGTTCCCAAACATCATTACCTCCATCTCAGCCTATCGAAAACGAATCTACAAACAAACGTACTGCTGATGAGTTATTTGGTGACATTGGAGACATAGACTTTGATGACTTGCAATTGCcaagtaaaaaacaaaagacTGAAGAAGAGAATGATTTAGATTTAATCAATAAGATACTTGAAGGAAGGAGGCTGCGGCAGATGCTAGCCGAGCCTAATCTGGTGCAGAGTAATGAGAAACCCCTGTTTGATTATAAAGAGAATTTGTCAGTGAATATACCAAG ATGGGCCTTCCTCCCCCTCACAAACTCTTACGGTGAGCGGGTGTATGTGAAGCTAGAATCAGAGGATGTGTGGGAGAAGTCATTGGAGGAGGCACCTGAACAGCTGAGTCTGCATGCAACATACAAAAGCACATGGGATGAAGCTAGGAAACTT ATAGAGTTGAAACTGCAGCGGCAATTAGATCAAGAAACTCTTGCTCAGACTCAAGCTCAGGTGCAGGCTGTTGATACAGAGCTGTGGGTGGACAAGTACAGGCCTGAATCTTATGTGGATTTACTCTCTGAAGAGCCAGTGAATAGGGCGCTGTTGCATTGGCTTCACTTGTGGGATAAG gtgGTATTTAAAAAAGAGTACAAATCTAAAGACCCTCAACAGCGCAATAGCTTTAGCAAGCGTGCTGGCCAATTCCAATTGACTAATAAATGGAAAGGCAAGAAGGAGGCCGAACCGGAGATGGATGAAGATGGCCGCCCCCACCACAAGGTGGCGTTGCTGTGCGGACCTCCTGGTGTCGGCAAGACTACGCTGGCGCATCTACTGGCTAAACTGACTG GTTACAGGCCAGTGGAACTGAATGCATCAGACGAGCGCAGTACAGAAGCTTTTCGCACAGCGTTACAGAATGCCACTCTTATGCGGTCTGTGTTGGATGCTGATCGGAGACCCAACTGCCTTATACTAg atgAAATAGACGGCGCGCCATTGCCAACGGTAGAGTTGTTAGTCAAATGGTGTACGGCCACCTTGGACAGCGGCAAGAAGAAAGGAAAGTCACAGCCTCTCCGCAGGCCTGTGATAGCTATCTGTAATGACTTGTACGCGCCTTCGTTGAGACCACTcag GCCAGTAGCGCTGGTGGTGCGTGTGGGCGTGGCGAGCGCGGAGCGGCTGGCGGCGCGGCTGAGCCTCGTGTCGGCGGCGGAGGCGCGGCCGCtgggcgcgcgcgcggcggcggcgctggcggcgcgcgcggcgggcgACGTGCGGCTCGCCATGCACGTGCTCAGCTTCGTCAAGGCGCAG TTAAACGTAGAAGACGTAGAGAACCTCGCGATCGGCACTAAAGACTGCAATAAGACCCTGATGCAAGCTCTGCAAGCGATATTCACCATTAACGACAAGGAGCCGGACAGCGTGCTCAAAACTGTGCAAGCCGCTGGAGAATATGACAA aatagTAGACGGCGTGTTCGAGAACTATCTGGAAGCTCGTGTGGACGCGCGGCTCATGCTCGCGTGTGAAACTCTCTCGTGGCTGCGCCTGTACGACTCCATCTACTCCTGGACCCTGCAGCATCAGAACTACTCGCTGTATGGCATGCTGCCGCTCTGTCTAATGCGGTGTCATAGAGTGCTGGCTTCCAGGGCCCAGCAGAAGCTCAAGTTTCCTTCGCAGGGTTATGAG atGTACCGCAAGAGTGTAGAGCTGGACAGCATCGTGTCGTCGGTGTGGCGCGGCTGCGCGCCCGCCGTGTCGGTGTCGCGCGCCACGCTGCGGGTCGATGTGTTACCTTTACTGCCATATTTGCTATCGCCCACACTCCGTTCTGCTAATGTGCAG TTGTGCAGCGAGAACGAGAAGAAGAGTGTACGGACGTGCGCGTCGGCGATGTGCGACTACGGGCTGCAGTTCGTGCAGCAGCGCGGCGCCGACGGACTCTACACGTTCGTGCTCGAGCCGGACGTCTACAAACTCGCGTTTTTTG GTAACGAGGAGCGcggccgcccgccgccgccggtGCGACAAGCCATCGCGAGGGAACAACAAGCTGAACTCATACGCAGGAACGAGGACATG CTCACTCGCGTAGCAGCTAGGACTGGCAAGAACGAAGAATCAAAGTCGAAGGCGACGTCGAGCAAAGAGGAAGCGAAAGAAACGCGCATTCCCAACCATTTGCAAAGGTTGAAAGCGAAAGATGTCACCAAAACTGCACCCCAG
- the LOC115455113 gene encoding cyclin-dependent kinase 5 activator 1, with protein sequence MRGPSDCTRAGLMGTVLSFSPRERRPPAGAPPPDRAALAYSYERLNNAKNRENRDAPRDERRATLDDAAKIISEKTALEKNLKKHSLFINALSWKRFSTANNNKKKLECKSKSVATFRAPLTDNAPLDRNKNVSVPGVPSVGGVGGVGGGYTRPAPVPAPLPPPAEVARTNALNNNVCYGDKLPAATVGPVVAPRKTVIQASTSELLKCLGMFLHARCHRLRDFQAGDAVMWLRTVDRSLLLQGWQDVAFINPANVVFVYMLVRELVDGERIARPQELQAVVLTCLYLSYSYMGNEISYPLKPFLVEDSKDKFWDRCLLIVDRLSFNMLRINSEPGFFTEVFTELKACGAVDSPPPPAPAHPAPAPPHALTAA encoded by the exons ATGCGGGGACCTAGCGACTGCACGCGCGCGGGCCTCATGGGCACCGTGCTGAGCTTCAGCCCGCGCGAGCGGCGCCCGCCCGCcggcgcgccgccgcccgacCGAGCCGCACTCGCCTACTCCTACGAGCGTCTCAACAACGCCAAAAACCGCGAGAATCGTGACGCGCCGCGCGACGAGCGACGCGCCACACTCGACGACGCCGCCAAAATTATCTCAGAGAAAACGGCACTCGAGAAGAATCTCAAGAAACATTCGCTGTTCATCAACGCGCTCTCCTGGAAGAGGTTTTCGACCGCcaacaacaacaaaaagaaGCTGGAATGCAAAAGCAAGAGTGTGGCGACGTTCCGTGCGCCGCTCACGGACAACGCGCCGCTCGACCGCAACAAGAATGTGAGCGTGCCGGGCGTGCCGAGCGTGGGGGGCGTGGGGGGCGTAGGCGGTGGGTACACGCGGCCGGCGCCCGTGCCGGCGCCGCTGCCGCCGCCCGCCGAGGTGGCCCGCACCAACGCGCTCAACAACAACGTGTGCTACGGGGACAAGTTGCCGGCCGCCACCGTGGGCCCGGTGGTCGCGCCGCGGAAGACCGTTATCCAGGCATCCACGTCGGAGCTGCTCAAATGTTTGGGCATGTTCCTGCACGCGCGGTGCCATCGGCTGCGCGACTTCCAAGCGGGTGATGCGGTCATGTGGCTGCGGACCGTCGACAGATCGCTGCTGCTGCAGGGCTGGCAG GATGTGGCGTTCATTAACCCCGCGAACGTGGTGTTCGTGTATATGCTGGTGCGCGAGCTGGTAGACGGCGAGCGGATAGCGCGTCCGCAGGAGCTGCAGGCCGTGGTGCTCACATGCCTCTATCTTTCCTACTCCTACATGGGCAACGAGATCTCCTACCCGCTCAAACCCTTCCTCGTCGAAGACTCTAAAGATAAGTTCTGGGACCGTTGCCTGCTCATCGTCGACCGGCTCTCGTTCAACATGCTCAGGATCAACTCGGAGCCTGGTTTCTTCACTGAAGTGTTCACGGAGCTGAAGGCGTGCGGCGCGGTGGACAGCCCCCCTCCCCCGGCGCCGGCAcaccccgcgcccgcgccccctCATGCCCTCACCGCTGCCTGA